One Megalopta genalis isolate 19385.01 chromosome 5, iyMegGena1_principal, whole genome shotgun sequence DNA window includes the following coding sequences:
- the bsf gene encoding bicoid stability factor: protein MSVLLKCIRYKKQFPENIVLNKNKRTSNIISFHKCNPLCVVIRTILSSQKRINGDSKEHRKHCKIKEEMLLVRWWSKVQIKNILKTIDTQDDIHPSEALILLKCSKKIFDCLPPKRLQFGEYLWSHLSVCNVPLGVDHYNERLQIYLQNDYNFSPMNFLQKMKETRIWPDIATYRWCIEYYSRKGQINSIKILLDSLSDQFMLKYASTYCSLMWGYYQNGDKQAALQIFEQMDNCMKDSETYTVLMCIYAAENEIKKLENTIQSCYLQKIKLYNNNILRIIHTLAIKGHIKYIDKMILHLKNSSPFLSDDIHIVLQLIYSNQMDVVLKILSHIKDESISRLCIQNLVYLSMDFYAIIKMCNSLASAELCRDPLLWALYYSYLRNDDLCLSLLKICKNDYKIKPHFFWPLLIKKVEMYDLKGMLDVLKIMVNDFNVTPCINTISNYVLPSMVANVHSSRTLLIECGISSTIIDNAFVLMWLRELKTQNAGYYVRSYCGPYMYNEIAYDIRKVLFFTNDLKNLIYIYSQLIEGDESHTDTMIYVPIDKLVLDLIADYPENKTFINMVIRYFAKRGIQISYNTTQTVSRVFGDSNVYCDIISANRRMMQPNYLVKKTN, encoded by the exons ATGAGCGTTTTATTGAAATGCATAAGATATAAAAAACAGTTTCCAGAAAATATAGTTCTTAATAAAAACAAAAGAACATCAAATATAATATCGTTCCATAAATGTAATCCATTATGTGTTGTGATAAG gaCTATATTATCATCAcaaaaaagaataaatggaGATAGTAAAGAACATAGGAAACACtgcaaaataaaagaagaaatgtTGTTGGTTAGATGGTGGAGTAAAGTTcagattaaaaatatattaaaaactaTTGATACACAAG ATGATATACATCCTTCTGAGGCTCTCATATTACTGAAGTGCAGTAAGAAAATATTTGATTGCTTGCCACCAAAAAGGCTTCAATTTGGAGAATATTTATGGAGTCATTTATCTGTATGCA atGTACCGTTGGGTGTCGATCATTATAATGAGCGCTTACAAATTTATCTACAAAATGATTATAATTTTTCACCTATGAATTTCTTACAAAAAATGAAGGAAACTAGAATATGGCCAGATATTGCAACGTATAGGTGGTGTATTGAATATTATAGCAGGAAAGGACAGATTAATTCTATAAAGATACTTTTAGATTCTTTGAGTGATCAGTTTATGTTAAAATATGCTAGTACCTACTGTTCATTAATGTGGGGATATTATCAAAATGG TGATAAGCAAGCAGCATTACAAATctttgaacaaatggataattgTATGAAGGATAGTGAAACATATACAGTTCTTATGTGTATTTATGCAGcagaaaatgaaattaaaaaactTGAAAATACAATTCAGAGTTGCTATTTACAAAAAATAAAactttataataacaatattctaAGGATAATTCATACATTAGCAATAAAAggtcatataaaatatattgataAA aTGATATTACATCTTAAAAATTCATCACCATTTCTTAGTGATGATATTCATATTGtattacaattaatatattctAATCAAATGGACGTAGTCCTGAAAATACTGTCACACATCAAAGACGAGAGCATTTCAAGACTATGTATACAGAATTTAGTTTATCTTAGTATG gaTTTTTATGCTATTATCAAAATGTGTAATTCTCTTGCAAGTGCAGAACTGTGCAGAGATCCTTTGTTGTGGGCATTGTATTATTCATATTTAAGAAACGACGATCTATGCCTTTCCTTACtgaaaatatgtaaaaatgattataaaataaaaccacATTTCTTTTGGCCACTTCTAATTaaaaaggtagaaatgtatGATTTAAAAG GCATGTTAGATGTTCTTAAGATCATGGTTAATGATTTTAATGTAACACCTTGTATTAATACAATTTCTAACTATGTTCTACCATCCATGGTTGCCAATGTACATTCTTCAAGAACATTATTGATAGAATGTGGAATAAGTTCCACAATAATTGACAATGCTTTTGTACTGATGTGGCTAAGGGAATTAAAAACTCAGAATGCTGGATACTATG TTAGGTCCTATTGTGGTCCATATATGTACAATGAAATCGCATACGATATTCGGAAGGTTTTATTTTTCACAAATGACTTGAAAAATCTTATTTATATCTATAGTCAGTTGATAGAGGGTGACGAGTCACATACAGATACAATGATATATGTACCTATAGATAAACTAGTACTGGACTTGATTGCTGATTATCCtgaaaataaaacatttataaATATG GTAATAAGATACTTCGCAAAACGAGGAATTCAAATTTCATATAATACAACACAAACTGTATCACGCGTCTTCGGTGACTCAAATGTGTACTGTGATATAATATCTGCAAATCGACGGATGATGCAACCGAATTATTTGGTTAAAAAGACGAATTAG